TCTCTAACTCATGtctacaaaaaagaaacaaattttaacataaaaaaaagtctatcattttcttaaccgttttTCCTCACAATGGTCGCGGGGGGGCTTGGAGCCTATCccgggcagtaggcggagtacaccgcgaactggttgccagccaatcgcagggcacggTTTAACTGCAATCCAGCCTGTAATACATACACAGCCTGGTGATCACATGTGTGAATAGTAATCTCCACCACTGATGTGTCACACCTGTTTTGAAGAGGGCTGAGTGTGTAGTCGGTAGCAAAACCCGTAATCAGCTCCCAAAGGGCAACCAAAACTTCCAGCTCCCACACACTAAAATCCAGCTTTTCCCTGGGCAACATGAACACCCGCAAACATTCGCGCCATCcctacaccagtgtgagtggcactggagCAATGTGTGCAAaatgtcttgcccaaggactcAACAACACAGCTTGGAGAGAGTTGGAATTGAACAGCAGACCTTCTGATTAATAACAAACCACATCTACCTCCTGATCCACAGGTGCCACCCGCAACCATGAAGAAATAGGTCACTTCCCCAAtttctaaaaatgaataaatggacCCGAGGTCCTCCCTTGAGGTTACTACGGCAGGGACAAAATTCATATACAGAGAGCATATTGTGTTGCGAACTTGCAACATTATATAATTTGTACTGTATTCTTAGGTTAAGTGTTATTTAtcacaaaattgaaaatgttcacacacaaaaaagttctTCTGCAGACAAATACCTCTTAACTGAGTCCCATAGTGCactgagaggaaaaaaaggaggggggggggggggttggaattgtcactcagaaattctaagttaATTTTACAatgagagttttgagtacattttaccatcttatttaaaaaacaaacaaaaaaaggctacTCAAAAAGTGAGATACAAACCCATAACCTTCAGATTGGGGGACAGCAGCAGTgcaccacctgagccatgctgcTCATGTTGTGCTTTAGTATGTTGCTGGTGCCAGTGGAATCATCGTAGCTCCAATTACGATGGCcttattttggacacaccagcaatgcagtacaggaccaaacaagattggcatagctcaggtggtacagAGGTTTTCTCCAAAGCTGAAGGTCAAGAGTTCGTTCCTCAATGCTTGAttaccttcttcttttttttaactctccttgtaaaatgtccTTAGAATTTCAAAGTTAATACTGAAAAATGgctaaacatttaaatatttgattaatattatatctACAACAGCCCTTGAAAAAACCCttcttccaaaaagatttctctGTATTGAAATGGTTCTTACACTAACCCTTAGCCTCAAAAGAACGCttgaagatttttatttttttcaaaaggggCCATAGTTCTGGGTAGAAGCTCTGCCGTTCATGAAGAACCCTTTTGGAATCCTTACTTCTAAGCAAGCATAGTCTGATGTGTATGCAGGCAAGATGGATGCAGGGTGAACAGGCGGAATATATTTTGTGTCACTTGGGCGATATGACCCACAATGAAGGTTCCACACATGAATTAGTATCAGAAAATTCAGGCCTGAATAAACAATTTCTAAATTatctggggaaaaaatgtctgaaaaactacacaaagatgacatttggGACGTAGCACATAAGTACAAAGAATCACTGAGCAATGAAGAATGCCTTTAGTGCCGTAGTATCAAACAATAACCGATGTGCAAGTGATGTGCAGAGTCATTAAGCAATATAAAATGAATTATGAGTCAACTGTTCAGGGAGGCAATGGAAAAAGGGAAAAAGCTATTTGTACGTCTGGTAGTTTTGATGAGATTAGTTTGATAGTGCCTACCtgagggaaggagctcgaagaggtggtgaccaggatgtggCGGGTTGAAGACAATTTTCCTTGTGTTAGTTCTTGCAACATGCCAGTGGGTACGGTGATACCGTCAATTGTTACTGCCTGCTGCAGGCGGATTTTGTCCTTCTTTGTAGCAGTACCAAACCAGCCTGCGATGGATGAACACAGGACTGATTCAATGACTGCTGCATAGAGCGGCCATAGCAGCACCCGTGGCAAGCGGGGCTTCAGTTCCTGAGAGACAATAAATCCAAGGAACTTGAAGGTTGACACAGAGCAGTTGGACATCATGATGGGCAGCTGTGGCCAAGGATGTTTGCTGAAATATACGCTCCACAGTCTTGAGCGTGTTCAACCGCAGGTTCTGTTGGCCAcattaacacatttttgttctattttctgTCGATATACAGACTTGTCATTGCTGTTGATGTGACCGATGACTGCGGTGTCGACTGAAAAATTCAGGAGTTTGACATATTCCAAAATATGCTCAATATTGTGACTGGagcaaaaaataagaataattaaGAAGAATAACGAAGAAGAAGATCTTTATTGTCCCCAGGGGGCAATTTGGTTTACAACAGTGcaacaaaatcaaacacaataaaatgatcaAGCAGTAGATGATCTTGCCCCTGCCACATCTCTCAAATTCCTCATAATTTGTGGACCATTGGCAGCAGGATCGTCCGGTTTGAACTTTTGGGGAGAGAAACTCGTTTGACAGCAGGGTGAAGAATGCGAAGGGGAGTGTTTGTGAAGGCGGGGGTTGCAGTGGATCGGTAGAGTATAAAAAAGGCAAAGTCCAAAAGGTTTGCATCAGTGTCCGAGTGCACTGGTGCAGAAAAATGGCACCGGCCCTCCACACATTGGCGATCATACTTGCATCTGTCTTTCTGCAAGGTGCATCATCGGCTCAGTTCAATGACACGTAAGTAGAGCCAGTCTTGACCCAACTGatccacaatttttcatcagtatTACGGcatgtttatcagcgttttctgaataatttttgggCTTTGTATCAAGGGGCCATTCAGAATGTGTTGTAGTAAGGTTTGTGTTCTCTCCACCCGTGCAGCATCTTTGCCGTGACCGTGAGCTCCCAGGTGAGAGGAGGGTTGCAGGAAACGCTTTGTGTCCTCATCAACGAGCCCACAGAGCCCGTTGTGTTGAGTGTCACCCTGCACATGGGCTCTCGCAGCACCCTCATCATGAAGCAAGCAGTCACACAGGACTACTACGACTGTCTGAACTTTCAGGTACGTTAGTCATCAAACAAGTATATCTATCTAGCCAACCATCCTTTTCTTGACCTATAAAGGTgatcattattttattgtacaaggAGCCGTTCATCTGTTTATTGATCCTCCCCTTCTTCAATCTGTTTTCTGTCTGTGTCGTTCTTGGCACGTAGGTCCCACTAGTGCGCACTCGTACTGTGGCAACCCTGAGTGTCACTGTGAAAGGGGAGAGTGGCACCATGAACAAAAAGACCAAAATCCTCATTATGCCCCCTGCTTTCATCCACATTGTCCAGACTGATAAACCCATCTACAAACCTGGACAGACCGGTAAGTATCACCACAATCAATCTATTGAGAGTTGAGAGAGAGTGTTTTGGGGTAAAACAGGAATGTTGGATCAATTAAACCTCAAAATGAGACAATCAACCTAGCTGTGAGAAAGTTGCTATTTCCGCGTCACATTCTGAATCCTCTTAGCTGGATGAGGTCCACACTGCTTCTGTTTACTCGGCTTGAGCCCAGTTGGTGGCAAATGTAGGATGGGCATTTTGTTATTATCTGAAGGTGGATATTTCACCTTAGTGTCAGTAAAGCTCCTGAAACCCAAGGTGTCAGCTCATGAGTGTCCATGTGATGATGTGAGCGTACTGCAAATGAGCTGCTCACCTCATCAGTCAAACCCTCtgtctgtgattggttggttttCCTCACGCACTGTTTCTTGTTGCAAATCAAATTAGAGGCACAAGATGGGGTATGTTCGAACATACTTGCAAGTGGCAAATATGTACTTGCAACTGCATTTGaacatacttgtaggctaaatgctaaaaacaaagcgTTTTTTCCCGTAATGCCACTGGGTATTGACTTGCACATGCGCATACCTAGTAAGCGGAAgaaatgctttctttttttttctttagcgtctacatttgaacatacttgcaaatactttcaaacgtatttgaaatacatttaaacgaGCTTGCAAACAcgttcaaatgtgttttccagtcaaaaatgtttggtCCACATTGGGAGTTCCACACTTCCATAGATGTGGTCCATAAAatctcaaaaataatttttgaaaccTAACACAAAAGGAAAACTATCCTCATTTCTGTTTGTTCGATCTGATATTTCGACTGTAtgtaatgcatttaaagcaatgcttgaaacttttttttaataattatttcacTTTACCACACTTCACCTTTACAGTGCAGTTCCGAATTGTTTCCATGGATTCCAGTTTCATCCCTATGGACCGACTGGTAAGTTTTCAATTATCTTTGAAGATACTCCACCATCTTTGTCTAAGgttgaaaaagaaagaattcaAGAAATCAAATGAGACAATATGCGTCAGGACCAAATGTGCAAAAGCCAACTGACAGTTTGTCAGTATAATAAGCATGctgtaaaaatgtatgtgtCACATCTATTTGAGAAGAGTTTGACTAGTCTATTTGTTCTTTTTCAGTACACAGTGGTGGAGCTTCAGGTAAGAATCCCGCAATGGCGCACATACAACTGTCTACCTGCGTTGTCtataaaaataccaaaagaaagaaaactccacccaagcACACATTTAAACTGCGCTTCACGCTAGACTTGagctgggcatgaaaatagagcccgtTATGATCGCTTGAGTGGCTGAGAGccacaatgaaaacatttgaaatataatATAGTGGGTGTGTTGCTTTAAGAGGGATTTCAATGGATCATTGTATGAATCTCAGGAGAATCGTACGTGCGTATGTTCTAATCATGTTCTCAACTCATGAACACTATTAGCAATTTAACACAAAGTGgcaataaaatgtaaactttttatTTCAGTTAGACATTCATCAAAGCTGGAGTTCTTACTGATTAAGTgccacaaaataaagaaaaagtccCGTTCAGGTTGTGTGGTGATGGTCCCTTGCAACTATTACTAGAGTCAATAAGCACACTTGTGTTTTGTGTCTTTCTTCGTGTAGGATCCCAATTCAAATCGAATTGCTCAGTGGTTGGATAAATTTGTCAACGCTGGAATCCTCGATCTTTCGCATCCGATTATTCCCGAGGCAGCGCAAGGAACCTACGTAATTACTGCCACCACGGACAAAGGAGAGAAAATCTCCCACATCTTTGAAATCAAGGAATATGGTCTGCTatatttgctataaaaaaattgcacttgtttcacatttctttttgttcatttatacttatttgtattactttttaGTTTTGCCCAAATTTGAGGTAACTGTTCAACTCCCGAGCGTGATTTCCATCCTGGATGAGGAGGTCACGCTGAAGATTTGTGGAAAGTAAGTGTTTTGGTCTGACTTTGCCTCCTCATGactttttgtaaaaagaaaaaacaactacaTGGAGATATTAAAActtaagcaataaaaaaaattgtacataaaGTGTCTTTCAAATGGTCTGAAACTCACTATTTCAATGCAATTCCTTTCATTTCAGCAAACATGATGATGaagaaagatgaaaatgtcTGAAATAAACTTTTGCTTTTCCGTGCAGATACACTTACGGAAAACCAGTTGTTGGCTCAGTCAAGGCGGTGTTTTGTAGGACTGCAATTCGCTATTTTTGGCGTTCTCCGATGGAGTCAAACATCTGCAAGACATTTCAACTGAAAGTGAGTCGCTGATAATAAACCACTATTGTCTGTTTCTTCATGCAAGCCATGAACTGCAATTAGTCTAAAGGTGACACTCTTCCAGACCGATGGCAGTGGCTGTGCTACACAAATGGTGAGCTTGGAAGATTTTGCCCTCAACCAGTATATGTATGACGATAATTTTGTGGTGGAAGCTGAAGTGGAGGAGTATGGCACAGGTAAGCTGGTGAAAAGCTTTGCTCACCATCATGTTACCTGTATGACTTGATGCCTGGTTGTGATTTATAATCATTTCGTTCCCTTTTAGGGGTGACCCTGCAAGGTACAGGGCGGGCACGCTTCAGTGCCGTTATCAGAACCGTCACTTTTGAAGATGTACCTCAAGCGTACAGGCCTGGCATCCCATTTTCAGGAAAGGTAggcactctttttttctttttttttatgttgtgtaaACCAAGATAAAACCATATCCAACCAATGAGACCAAGGACAAATTGCACTTCAAAGCGGTTGAAGTCCAGTCAAGTCCAGTGACGTTTGGACTGTCCTCGATTTGAATGACAGCAGTCGCAATTTAACTGAAGCGTCATCTTTAAAAGCTTTGCTGTCTGCGGCTTGCTTCTTGTTTATTGAAGGAGGATTTCCGATGGCTGTTGAAAtagttaaatgttaaaatagctCAATTCCTTAATACCACATTCTGAGAAACCTCTTGGGTGAAAATTTCAACTTCAATAGTGGTGTTGTGTTTTTGCAATTTTACTGGCTTATATGTATATGGTATTATTGGGGTCAGTACTACTGAAATGCTTAGCtgttcaaattagatttttaaattttcaaactTGCATAGAAGTTATGTTGCAAGGACTTTAATTATTAGATTCTAAATTATTATTGGGAGTCTATAGAGGAGCAAGTTGGTAAAAGAAAGGAAGTTAAGATAGTGGCATTCTAATTGCCGCTTTTTGTGTTAGTTCATCAGGGTTACCTGCTATTTAGTAGCCATGATGCTCACAAGAAGTCAAAGTACTAACTAGTCCCAACCATACCACACCACTAATACGAAATTGTTGTCAAAtttctttttacattatttaaacaACTATTTTAAGTTTTGTCCATccaaaatctgacattttatcCTCATTCATCTTGTTTGCAGGTGAAAATGACTGGTCCAGACAAAAAACCTGTGGCTAATGAGCCTGTGTACTTATTCAACCCGCACTCAATCACCTTAAAACTAACCACAAACACAGAAGGCATGGCCTCATTTTCACTGGACACCAGCAACTGGAAGGACAATGTGAATCTTGAGGTTTGTGACTACAATGTTGTTCATTTTAGGCCACTGTGGTGAATAGTAGAGGAATAaagttcttttgttttttaaacggaCATGTTCAGAGCCTAAATATGCCAAGCTACGTCACGTCACAGtcgaacaaataaaaaatctaatttgatcaAAACGATAAATAGAAATCTAGTAAATACAGTGCTTTTTGTTTACCATGCATTGTCCAAAACactaattcatcacttatttaaaaaacatatctaCAGTGTACACCAGCAAGTTGACGGAGAGCCGCATCATCCTACGGAAAgtcttttaaatttttgtttaaaagaactTTATTTAACCTTCAGCATCCCTCGCCATAACTTGGCCAATGTCAGAaccctgtttgtttttgtttttttaggaaaagTTATAAATCCATCTGCATTCTGTCATATCAGCTAGTTAGCGCTAACAACAAAGGCAGTGATACACTGCCTAGATGGGCTTTACTGACTGACTGCTTAACTGCTAACGCTCATTTGCGATGCCGCCTCATTACACTACTGCCATGTGACTGGACCGATCTTAGATTCAAAGTGGCAACTGTCTTGGAATTTCacaactgtctttttttgtgttaacaggCCAAGTCCCAGCTGGTTGATGACAATGTGTATATTCCAGATATTCGAAAACCAGAGTACAGGAATGCCTACCATTATGTTTCTGAGTTCTACTCCAAGAGTAATAGTTTTTTGAAGCTCATGCCGGTCAGCGGGAACATCGCCTGTAACAAGGGTGCCACGGTACGAGCTCGGTACATCATCCAGGGAAAGGAGCTCAAAAAGAGACAGGAGACCTTAGAGTTTTACTACTTGGTGAGTCCAGTTGATCTCAGTATTGGCAACTTCAGTCCGAACTAGAAATGTTAGCACTGTGTAAGAATCACACTGAATAATAAACAAGTTTCAAATGTCTGTGTGGGTACAGTCACACTTGACTTTGATGCTACATGTACTTCTTAGGTGGTGTCCAAAGGAGCACTTGTGCAGCATGGCAATATCCCAGTGGCTGTTAGAATGGGTACAGGTAATATGATTTAAATTGTACTCATATAAATGTGCTTGCATGTGTTGATTCTTCCCACATTCAACAGACGGGTGGAAGTTTTATCAGAGACTCGCAGTTCGCATTATCCAAACTTTTTACTCAAAGGCCCGCATACAGAAAATTTAAAGGATGCAAGGACCACCTTAACATTATTCgacttactgtacatttattaaacagGCTAAAACCAATCCATAAAGAAATTATGTATTGCATTGATTCACAAAATTTGATATTAGTACCACTAGTGGTATCTGGGCTCTCGCATGTATGGTAtgcaaaagaatcactgcccaagtatagttcagttgtatttaactttttagtacAATCCGTTCTTGAAAGAGCATtgcctcttttttctttttcaaaccaTGATCAAcaataactttttattattatttagttattttttaacgttgttattattattattattattattatattttttctagtTAATTGATTTGCTTGGTTAAGTCTATTACTTTACTATTAAGAGTAACCAGTTTGTCCCTGcttcaattaatttcattctacatttaacattttgttcttACCTCTGTCAGAGAACAAAGGGGAGGTGACCATACCCCTCCATCAAGTGATGGACCTGGCACCCTTTGCACAGGTTTTAGttgccaccgtgctgcctggtGGCGAGATTGTGGCCGACAGCCAGGACTTCCCCATCCAGCTCTGTCTCAAGAACAAGGTTGTACCTGCCTGGAGATTTTgaaatacaaaattaacaacGGTTATACTTTACGCTTGAgttttaatgaaattaataaatactgGATTTGTCGCCACTGACCCCCTGCTGTCTGCTGTGCAGGTTTCTGTTCAGTTCTCGTCCCTCCAGGAGCTTCCAGCAGAGAAAACCACATTGAAACTCCAAGCTCAGCCTGGCTCTTTGTGCTCTGTTAGAGCCATTGACCAGAGCGTCCTGTTGCTGCAGGCAGAGAAGGAACTCACCGTTGACTATGTAAGATAAGTTGaacttcacaacaaacaaagtacaaatatccAATATTCCAACCAGTTTTCCAATGTGCCACCCGACCTGAGATTGAAAAAAAGTTGCTCCCCAAAAGAAACTGATATGCAAAACTGCTccacaaataaaagaaaagatatTTTGAGCTTtgatttaatattgtgtttaacTCTGTGTAGGTGTACAATCAGCTGCCTGTGCAGAGGTTGTCAGGATACCCGTATGATATTGATGAGTTTGGACCATATCCATGCTTTCCTGGCCCCGGACCAATCGGTGAAGAGGAGATATTGCTGCCACGGAGGAGCCCGCGTTCACTTTACTATGGACCAGTCACTCAGAAGAATGATGTTTTCAGCATCTTTAAAGTAAGACTTTAGACTAGACTTTTACTGCTTAAAGACCACATGAAGCACTGTGACATTGACCTGTAAGGgcaatgtattcattcattataaAGTTAAAGACTGTAAAATAAGTGAGGCCCTTTTGTTATGAAAGTGATCGTTTTTTTGGATCGCGTATAACACTGCGAGTTTTTAAAATGGATGCTAATTCATTGGTTAAGCAATAAGTGTTCATTTCTAACTAAGATGTTTGAGAATGTTTGCATTTCTGTTCTGTTTCCAAGTGCACAAACAATCTCCATCAAGGCATGATTTACAGAGATGAATGTTTTGCAACAAATGTATCTTTCTTTTTCAGGAGATTGGACTCAAGCTTGTAACAAATTCTGATGCGAAGAAACCCTTCGACTGCCAATATAAATATCAAATTTTCTTGAGAGGTAGGTTTGCTGCAATAGATACGTTAGTCCCTCAATGCTGCTTGCTGATTTCTCATTTGAAGTGATTCTTGTTCACGAATTCCACCTCTATAGCATGGCATCTGAAGGCTACCATCACCATGTATTattaatgaattttatttttcgaGAGAGCTGTAAATACTCAGCTTTGCTTTGCAATGGCACAAAATTTAATTCCATCAACCGAGGAAATGAACAGCCACCATTTTCCAGTACTTTCCTACAGTAGTTAGGaaaaagtgaaagaagtggaaaaCAGGAGATTACTGCATTTCAGTTTATAAATGACATTGTCCTCTGTTGATCCAAAAGTAACTGTGCTGAGGTAATTTTTTCTGTCTTCATACAAGGTGCAGGCGGTGGCGCAGGCGGTGGCGCAGGCGGTGGCGAGGTTCCCATAATCTTAAATGAGGCGCAGGCTTCTGGTGCTGGAGATGACATTGAGGACGAGAAGGAGGAAACCGTGAGGACATTCTTTCCCGAAACATGGATCTGGGACCTAGTTTCTGTTGGGTAAGCATGCTAACGTGGCAGAAAATCAAAACGTTATTGAAATATTACATTTCTAAGTCTTTTTTGAGCTGAAGCAACCTGTTAATTTGCCTGCTGTGCTTGCGTGTGTACAGCGCCACGGGTACAGCGAATGTGATGAAGACGGTCCCAGACACCATCACCAAGTGGGCCGCTGGAGCTTTCTGCGTCTCCTCTGTGGGCTTTGGTCTGGCGCCCACCACTGCGCTGACGGCCTTCCAGCCCTTCTTCGTCAGTCTCACGCTGCCCTACTCTGTCATCCGTGGGGAAGCGTTTACTCTAAAAGCCACCGTCTTTAACTATCTCTCCAAGTGCATCATGGTAAATATCAGTGAGACATGAAAGTAGTAACATGTAGCACCTGGTTGTCATGGGACCCGTTAAACCTGTTGAAAATCACATTCCTGATTCCGGCAATATGTCTGCAGGTAAAAGTTACACTGGCTCAGTCTGACACGTATACCTTCAGAAACTGTTACAACTGCCAATACAGCATGTGTCTGTGCAGTGAAGAGAGCAAAACATTCTCTTGGATTGTCACTCCAACTACCCTTGGTAAGAATGACAACATcgcttcaaattatttttgccttCTTCATCCCATTTTGAATATTATGTTCTTCAGTAAATCAAACGTGAGGCATTTT
The genomic region above belongs to Vanacampus margaritifer isolate UIUO_Vmar chromosome 5, RoL_Vmar_1.0, whole genome shotgun sequence and contains:
- the LOC144052311 gene encoding alpha-2-macroglobulin-like protein 1, with the translated sequence MGSRSTLIMKQAVTQDYYDCLNFQVPLVRTRTVATLSVTVKGESGTMNKKTKILIMPPAFIHIVQTDKPIYKPGQTVQFRIVSMDSSFIPMDRLYTVVELQDPNSNRIAQWLDKFVNAGILDLSHPIIPEAAQGTYVITATTDKGEKISHIFEIKEYVLPKFEVTVQLPSVISILDEEVTLKICGKYTYGKPVVGSVKAVFCRTAIRYFWRSPMESNICKTFQLKTDGSGCATQMVSLEDFALNQYMYDDNFVVEAEVEEYGTGVTLQGTGRARFSAVIRTVTFEDVPQAYRPGIPFSGKVKMTGPDKKPVANEPVYLFNPHSITLKLTTNTEGMASFSLDTSNWKDNVNLEVCDYNLVDDNVYIPDIRKPEYRNAYHYVSEFYSKSNSFLKLMPVSGNIACNKGATVRARYIIQGKELKKRQETLEFYYLVVSKGALVQHGNIPVAVRMGTENKGEVTIPLHQVMDLAPFAQVLVATVLPGGEIVADSQDFPIQLCLKNKVSVQFSSLQELPAEKTTLKLQAQPGSLCSVRAIDQSVLLLQAEKELTVDYVYNQLPVQRLSGYPYDIDEFGPYPCFPGPGPIGEEEILLPRRSPRSLYYGPVTQKNDVFSIFKEIGLKLVTNSDAKKPFDCQYKYQIFLRGAGGGAGGGAGGGEVPIILNEAQASGAGDDIEDEKEETVRTFFPETWIWDLVSVGATGTANVMKTVPDTITKWAAGAFCVSSVGFGLAPTTALTAFQPFFVSLTLPYSVIRGEAFTLKATVFNYLSKCIMVKVTLAQSDTYTFRNCYNCQYSMCLCSEESKTFSWIVTPTTLGKVDVKVSAEALKTNLRCGNEVASVPDVGRIDTVVRSLLVEAEGTPQSVSHNALLCPAGGPEEKKISLVLPKKFVAGSVRATVSVLGDLMGRAMKNLDKLLAMPYGCGEQNMLKFAPNIFILNYLKSTGQLTAEILEKATRFLESGYQRELTYKHDDGSYSAFGKSDKSGNTWLTTFVMKSFGGAKPYIFVDPKHIQDAKKWLYSKQGRDGCITSVGKLFHNGMKGGVSDDVSLTAYIVAALLELDSDINDPVIQSALGCLKEAAGQRDNLYTTALMSYTFTLARDEEMRSKLITYLHQQSIAMDGTRHWKREGTSGTGLDSVAVEMTSYVMLALLSGPAMPGFGLDYVSGIVRWLTQQQNSYGGFSSTQDTVVALQALAKYAAATYSVGGRTRVTVTSLGGVNKVFIVDQRNRLLYQEENLSDVPGEYTIAAEGRSCVLAQISMHYNIPPPADFSIFDIVANTVSKCNPSKTEIILSIHARYQGRREETNMVIMNIKLLSGHILAKRSLELLNSESSVKRVELDEGYVNIYLDGLKRGEAVDYKMTLEQDVPVENLKAAVVKVYDYYQPSDVAATEYTSPCAKRVAEQFGRLRASRP